In Natranaerovirga pectinivora, the sequence CAGGACTTTGTTCCACCATTTCAACTGCTACATCAAAAACAATAGAGGCTTGTTGCCTATCAGAAGCACATCCATAAACCTCTGCTCCCCATTCATTATCTCCACAAGTCATTAACAGTGCTACTGCCGCTGCAAGTTCTGATTTTCCATTCTTCTTTGGTATCTCTATATAGGCTGTATTGTATTGCCTATATCCATTCTCTTTTACTGTTCCAAATATATCTCTTATTATCTTATCTTGCCAAGGTAATAGGTCAAAAGGAACACCACGCCATTGTCCTTTAGTATGTTTTAAACAGTTAATAAAATTTACAGCGTGTTGTGCTTTCTTTTCATCGAACATCTTTCTTCCCCCCATTTATGAGGAGTAATTCCATTGGATCATTACTATCTTTACTTCCTGTATCCGCAACAATTCTACTTCTTGATGAAGGTGTTAATCCAAATTGTTCACAGAACTTAATCATTAATTTCAAATAAGTTTGGGCAATAGATACCTGTGGCACTTGCTGCCAATAACCACTTGGTGTTTTTACAATTGTTCCGTGTTTAGATATAAATTCTTCTGCTTCTTTCCATCTTGCATAGGCTTCACAATACCCTGCAAAGGCAGCCATATCTACTTCTGTTAATACGCCTAATTCTTCTAATTGAGCTGCTATCCTTTTCCATTCTTTTTTAGCTTCTGGTTCTAACCAAGTAGGACACTTGGGTGCTTTCTTCTCAGGTTTGGGTTCAAATTCATTAAGAGCTCTTTTTCCTGGATTGCCTTCTAATTCTTTAATTGCTGTTGGTTTAGGTTTTCTTCCTCTTTGTGCCATAGGTTCACCCCCAATCTAAAAAGAGCCCACCAAATTTTGGTAGACTCTTGGTTATTTTTTAATCTCTAATGCCTTTATAATTGTAGTTTCCTTTTTTAACTTCATTATGTTCTGCTTCAACTGCTTTTTTATAATCTTTATCCTGTTTTTCTTTTCTAGAGCATTCCATACAAATGCACTCTGTATTAAACATAGACATTATTCTTCCTTTATCCAGAGAACCTCCACATCTATCGCAATATTTTTGAGTAAAGAACTTATTCATTCTATTCTTCGCCCCCTGCTTGTTTTCTAAATGCGCCATTCCCATCTAAATTCTTTAAAAGAAATTTTCTAGTTTCTTTATATTCTAAACCTACTAAGCCAAGTCTTACTAACCAGGTTCTAAAAGTAAATTTTTCATTATCTGTTTCCGTTTGCTTACCTGATGTTTGTTTAAGTTTCATTGCAGTTTTATTCAATACACTTATAAATTCTAATATCTCTTTTGTGCTGTCTATATTAGTTAAGAATCTAAAAGTTATAATTCTTTCTTCAAAGTCAAAGGCTATTCCAGGTATTTTATTTGTACCGATTTCTTCATACTTATCTTTAAAGACTTCTAAGGTTTCAAGCTTTACCTCATTAATTTTCTCAATGAATTCTTTTACAACAATATCTTCTTCAAGCTCCAGGGCCTTTTTGATAAGAACTTGTTTGCTATAAATCATATTTACTAAATTCCTTAATGTATTTCCTGTATGTTCTTCCATTGGCAACTGAATTTCTAAGGGTGTTTGCTCTTCTTCTCCTTTAAGCAAGTTTTCAATTTCTAGTTCTTTACCTTCTTTGTTTTTGATTCTACCTTCTTTGTCAATAATAAGTTCTTGATCCTTAGCTTGTACTTGATACGCAAAACTTGGTGCGCCTAGATATTTTGGTGTAGTACCAAAATGCTCTGCCAATGTTTTAATGAGTTGTTTCCTATCCATTGTAGATACCTCCTAATAATTTTGGTACTACATTAATCACTCAAAACAACATTTATATCAAGTGTTTATTTCATTATTTAAGAAACAATATCTTTATAAGGAATCTCTTCTCCACTCCTTAATAAAGAAACTTTTTCTTCATTTCCTACTTGCTCAATATACCTTTTTACAATCACATCTGCATACTTTTCATCAAGCTCTATGGTATAACAAATCCTATCTGTTTGTTCACAAGCTATAAGAGTTGAACCACTTCCTCCAAATGGATCTAATACAATAGAATTTGTTAAACTTGAATTTGTTATAGGATAAGCTACTAATGCTACTGGCTTCATTGTTGGATGGTGCTTTGATTTTGTCGGTCTATCAAAGTTCCAGGTAGTTCTTTGTTTTCTATCGCCATAGAATTTATGACTTGCAGTTGGTTTCCATCCGACAAGTACGGGCTCGTGGTTATATTGATAATCGCAACGTCCTAATACTGGTGAGTTCTTTATCCATATACAAGTTTGATGACAAAAGAATCCTGCATCTTTAAAAGCTAGTCTAAAATTCACCGTTTCTTTATCAGCATGGAATACATAAATTGAACCACCATCTGCAATACTTTTATACATCCCTTTATAAGCTTCTAATAGAAACTCATAGAATTTTTCATCTTCCATATTATCATTTTGTATTGTTCCAGCATTCCCTTCATAGGCTACATTATAAGGTGGATCTGTTACGACTAGATTTGCTTTATTGCCATCCATTAATTTTTCATAGGTTTCTAATTTTGTACTATCACCACATATTAATCTATGTCTTCCTAACAGCCAAATATCCCCTTTGTTCGTAATTGGTTCTTCTGGTAAGGGCTCATCAAAATCATCTTCCTTAACACCCTTTGGATATACTTCATTAAACAATGCATCTATTTCTGGCGGTTCAAATCCTGTGAACGATGTATCATAATCTAGAGATTGTAAATCCTTTACTAGCTCAGCAAGTAATTCCTTATTCCATTCACCACTTATTTTATTGAGAGCAATATTTAATGCTTTTTCTTTGGTTTTATCAACATCAATAACTACACAATCTATTTCTGTATAGCCTAAAGTTTTAAGGACAGAAATTCTTTGATGCCCTCCAATAACTGTTAAATCTTTATTTACTATTATAGGGTCCACATACCCAAATTCCGTAATACTATTTTTAATCTTTTCAAATTCACTATCACCAGGCTTTAGCTTTTTTCTTGGATTGTATTCAGCAGGTATTAGTGAATCTATTTGCAGTTTCTTGAATTCCATCTTCTTCCCTCCAAAATCTATCTCTAATGTAACAGTTATGGCTACAATATTTTCTTTTCTTATTCCCATAAATACTAAAATCCTGACCACAGTATGGACAGGTATATTTGTATGTTGCTGTTTCTTTTTTATTTCTTTTATCTTGATTGTTCTTCCACCATTGTCTCCTACATTCTTCAGAACAGAACTTCCTTGTTCTTCCCTGACCTTTTTGTTTAATTGGTTTTTCACAACAGACACAAAGTAAGTTTTGTTTTACTTTTTCTTCTACGTTAAGAGCAACAACACAAGAATCGCCATCTAATCCATTTCGCTTACAAAACCCTCTTACACTATCTCTACTTAGTCCTAGAAGAGCTGCAATCCCTTTATACCCCATCCCTTTTAATCTAAGTTCTCTAGTTTTTTCTTTTTCTTCCGCTAACATACGTTTGACCCCTTTCTATAAACTTTTACGCAATAAAAAAACAACCACAAAACCTTGTAGTTGCTTTATTCTATGTTTTTATTATGCGATTTTATAGTACCCCCCTTACCTAGTTCTGCGAAAATTCACGTTAAGGGGGGCGTCGGTCCTGGGTTTGAGGGGTTTTGAGATTAGACCCCCCCTACGACCTTAATTTCATAATGCAGATATCGCTGTACGATTTTCTAATTTTCTTTATATATATTTCATAATAATCTTTATCAATAAAAAGAACAGAACAAAGGAAACATTTTTTACCAATTTGAATACCATTCAAATTCTTTTTGTTTTTACTTGGTACAGTATATTGTGATAATTCTAATTTGCAAATAGGGCAAACCTTAAACTCTTTAATAGATTTCTGTCTTATTCTTAAATTTTCATTATCCATAAACTCTTTCTTTTTTTTTAGCCTAGAAGTTCTATCATCCATCTGGTTATTATAATCTAGTTTGTTATTATGAGCAGTCTCTTTTTTCACAGCCAATTTCTCTGAATAATAATTACAATGTGCTGAACCCCCACACTTTACCATAAAGTAACGTGATTTGTGTGTAATGCACTTTTTATTGCTGTTGTCATAATATACACACCTTGCTCTATGACGCCGTGGATCATCCTCTTCTTTTACAGCATAGCCAATATGCCAAGGGGTATCTGGCAGCTTTTTATTATTAATTCCCATAATTACACACCCCTATGAAATTTGATACATATATTATACCCCTATACAAGTTTATTTTCAATATTTATACTCTTCATATATATCTTCTGTCATCGTCTTTTTATCATGACACCTCTTACAAAGAGCCTGCCAATTACTCTCATCCCAAAATAATAGCTTATCTCCTCTATGTGGAATAATATGATCAACCACTGTAGCTTCAGTTAACTTGCCATCATCTTTACACTTTACACAAAATGGATTCACTTTTAAAAATCTACTTCTAGCTTTTCTCCATCTACTGTCATACCCTCGTTCACTAGCACTGGCCCTATTTTCATATAACCTTTTATGCTCATCGCAGTAATTTCCATCAGTAACCTTTGGACATCTAGGATGCTTACACGGTTTTTTGGGTTTCATCGGCATTTGGCATCACTCCATTTATATTAAAAAAAGCCCTTAGGAATTTTTTCCTTTAGGCTTTATTATTTTTTTATACACTTTTACATTTTATACTATATCACCTTCAAGAGTGGTTGGCAAGTGTTTTTTAGTGTCTTTTTTATTTTTTTTCATTATTTTTTCAATTTTTTTTAATGCGATGTCATGAAGCTTTAATGTGTATCTTTTATCGTATCCCATTACCACAGCAACCTCGTTCCAACTTTTACCATCAATATATCTCATAGCCAGTAGTAATTGATATTTAAGTTCATCTAACTGGTTTATGGTATCCATAATTTCTCTTTTCAAATCCACAAACCTATCCACTGTTTCATCAAGCTCATACTTTAAATCAATGAGTTTCACATTATGTTCTTCCCTAATATTTTTACGTTCACCACCAGTTACTTTTACCGGTGAATAGGAAGGTGTAGTTTTTTCTGCCAGGGCTTTTAACCTTTCTTGTTCTTCTAGTTTCTGATTGATGATTTTATCAAGCCACATTGCCTGTGATAAATATTCCCTTGCATTCATTCCTGATTCAGCTCCCTTCTTAGATCTTTTATCAGTTTTTCCCCATCAATACTTGTCAGGGCTTGAAACCACTGGGAACGGAAGAATCGTTCAATACTTCTCCTTATGGATGAGTGCTCTGCACTACGGTAGTCCTTTACTGCTTGTACCACAATGGCATTTGCCAATTTTTCATAACCATCCATCTTTTCCACCACCGTAGTAAGTTCTAATAATTAGGTCCTGTTTTTCTACATCCAAAGAGTGTATTCTCTCCATAACTTTTTCACGTCCTACTTCAAATTCCTCTTTGGTTTTATAAAAATTACATCCATCACATTTCTTATTAGTAAGGGCCACACACTTGGTAGGTTTATAGGCAAAGCAATCAGTTTTACCTGTTTTATTGGTTTTATTGGTTTTATCTGTTTTATTGGTTTTACCCGTTTTACCTGTTTTATTGGTTTTATTGGTTTTATTGGTTTTATCTGTTTTATTGGTTTTATTGGTTTTACCTGTTTTATTTAATTTGATCTGTTTTACTCGTCTACCCATTACTCCACCTCTTTTCTTGGTTTGCAGTGTATGGTGAAGTTTTTGATGGGAATCTTTAATGCTTTGGCTTTTGCAATCTCTACTGCCATACCTGATGAAACCCTTTCTCCAAATACCCACAGTTCATGGCAAAGGGATAACATTCGAATCCCCATACTGATTCCTAGGTTTCTCTCATCCATATCATTCTCATCTAACAGCTGCGGGTAGAGTAGATGAGGTATAAATGGAACTGTATTTTTTGTAATAGCAAATCTTCCATAACGTTTGGCTCTCTCAGTATTTAGCTCTATATCCCCTGCATAGGGTGAGCAGATAAATACCACTTTTTTCTTTTCCAGCTTTATTTCTTCCTCGATGTTTTTTATTGCTTCATATGCTGTCGGGTCTAGATACCCTTCAGAATTATATAAATTTACACCCATATTGGACTCCTCCTTATTTGCTAAAACCTTGTATTTACAAAGCTTTCAATGGTTTTTTAGTAGTGAGAGGGGGCATAGATGTCCTAATATAATCCTATATTATATATTTTTTTCTATATAATATATTTCTATATAATATCTCCTATATAAAAAGATAGAGTATGTTGGACATCTTTCACCCTGCTCTATTTACTGGCTTAAAACCTTGAACTCATATTGGACATAACCTTAACCCATATTGGACGGGTCATTCCCCTTAAATATCCTGTATTTCTTACCATTAATTTTCTTATCAATGATTCTATAATCAAATCTTCTATTAATCTGCCTGGAAAACTCAATGTGACTAAGTGGCTGGAAGTTATTGTGAATGCAATACTCCAGGTACTTTTTATACACCTCAGCTGTTTAATGTGTGGCTTAAAATCAGGACTATCTGGTGAGAATCTTGCATTAAAAGGAATAATTAAAAGTCTTCTTTGTACCGCACCGGTTTTATCCTTCACCCTTGGAATGTTGTTGGCTGAGAATAATAATTTAGCATAGTTATTAAAATCAAAGGGGTCTTTGCCTTTCTTTTCAGCATTTACTCTATCTCCCGTTACCAGTTTTTTAAATATAGATGGATCAGCAATGAACTCATCTCCAATGTCATCACCAATATTGGCCATTTTCCCAAAGAGTTCTGCAGTTTTAAATCTCTCTCCTAGGTCCTTTAAATCAAGAGCTGAGATATTATGTGAACCTATAAGCATCGTGATCATATCTAAAAACGTGGATTTTCCATTTAACTTCTCTCCTGTAAGTATAAATGCTTTTCCCATCTCACTCCTGCGATAGAAGGTATAGCCAATCAGTTCTTCTAAAAGCGACCGAATTTCTGTATCGTTACAACTAATGTTATTGAGAACCGTATCTGTTAACTCAAAATATGCTGCTGGGTTATAATCCCAGGGAATACAGTTAGTTATAATATGATCTGGAGAGTGATCATTAAAGGAATCATCTGTTAAGTTATACACTCCATTTTTAAAGGCCAGTAAACTAAAGTCCTCATAGCTTGGTCTGACTTCCTTAGCAATAAGTTCTAGATAATGCATTGTCTCATTTCTTTTTGATTTTGTTAGTTCAGGAAGATGTTTTATCATAGAGCCTTCAATGGCTAAGAGATTGCTGGTGTAGATGCCCTTTTGATAAATATGCAGTTGGCTATTTATTTTAATAATGTGCTCTTCACTTACTAGGAATTTGGCAAACCGATCGTGGAGAAACTTAGATTTAATATAAAAAGTCTGCTTTAAGAAGGCTTCATCTCTAAGGATGGTATCTACTTCTTTATCATCAAGTGGTGCCTTTAAGACATACTGATTAATAATATGGATGATGTCTTTAATACTCTCCTTGCTAAATCCCTCAGATTGGAGGGTAAGTATATAATTAAATAAGGTCTGATTCCTGCCATCTCCTTCTTCTAGGGACTTAAAATCTGGGATATTGTTTTTCTTTAGAGGCCTTAACCAATCCGGTAGGAAGTCCGTTTCCTCTACCGTTTCAATTTTATTTAGCCACCTTCTAGTTTTTCCAAATACTTTAATAGGTACTGGAGCATTTTGTTCACCTACCGCCACATCTACAATAACACCTATGGGAGTGATAAGTTTTGTTTGTTTTTTCTTTACTTCTGTATTTCTAAAATAGAAGTGGTTGCCTCTATCGGTTTTAAGGACTGGACACTTGATATCTAGCTCTGTAATTATCTGTTTTACAAGTTTTGCTTCCTCTTCATCATCTATATCTATTTGGACCATGCCGTCTTGTAGGATTCCTGCGAAGTCAGCATTCAATTTTCTAATGTGGTCATAACTATAAAATGAAGTTTTATTTCGATAAGGTTCAATGGGTTTTTTACCTTTTGTTTTAATATATCCCTTTAAAAATTCCAATTTTTACACCGCCTTTTTTCTAATTTTCAAACTGTAATTTGGTGATTTTTGGCCCAAAACAGAGGTGTTTTGAGTGTTTTTCACCAAATTATAAGTAAAAAAACCTTAATATACCCAAATTTGCATCAAATCTTAATGATTTTTTATTTAAATCCCTCTGTTTTAAGGCTGTTTTGGGGGTAATCACCAAGTTATTAACCAACAAAATCTTCTAATCTCTTCTTTGCAAGATTCACATACCAATCTCTATCTAATCTTCTTGGTATTCTTCTAGAGATAACATTGTCATTTACAATAAAACAACTCTCCGGTGTATTTGCTATTTTTTCAACTCTACTATTTCCTTTGACTTTAAACACTCCTGGGTCACTATTTCTTGATGCAAATACCCGAAGAGTTTTTTCTGATAGTGGTTTATTGCCATGTAATGCGTGAGAGTATTTACTAGATACCTTGACCACTTTTTGAAACTGCATCAGGTCTTTACAACTATAGATGGTATCCTCTACCGGAATTTTATTAATAAAATATTTCTTTAAAGCTTCATTCACAATGGGTAGATCATTATCAATAGCATTTAATTTTTTTACATAACCACCCTTGGATTTATAACTACCATCCTCTTTTATGATGATGTAGTTATTAACATCCTTTTGAAAAATTCGGTAGAAAAGCTCATAATCCAATTTCATACGAGTACGCTCTTCCCATTCCTTACAGATGGTTTTTATGGTGTCTAACTCTTCTTTCTGTTGTATCTTGCCAATTAACCCATCTGTATTGGATTGAATTAAGGTCCAATAAGGCTCTAATTGTTCTATTAAATCAAGCAGTAACAGCTGCCCACCCACACAGACATTATTGGCCTGCCTCGGATCATAGAGATTATTGTACTGATGTTTCATAGCCCCATAGGTGGCATTTAGAACAATTTTATATGGTTGCTGCATTGGGTCCTTTAAAGATTTAAGTCTTAATCGTTCATTGTAAATCTGCTGGTATAGGTTAGGGTCTTCTACATTCCTTGAAAGGAATCCATATTCCAGCATAATTGAAGGATAAAATGAATTTACATCCACACTCACTAATATCC encodes:
- a CDS encoding phage terminase small subunit P27 family, encoding MAQRGRKPKPTAIKELEGNPGKRALNEFEPKPEKKAPKCPTWLEPEAKKEWKRIAAQLEELGVLTEVDMAAFAGYCEAYARWKEAEEFISKHGTIVKTPSGYWQQVPQVSIAQTYLKLMIKFCEQFGLTPSSRSRIVADTGSKDSNDPMELLLINGGKKDVR
- a CDS encoding gamma-glutamylcyclotransferase produces the protein MNKFFTQKYCDRCGGSLDKGRIMSMFNTECICMECSRKEKQDKDYKKAVEAEHNEVKKGNYNYKGIRD
- a CDS encoding virulence-related protein, encoding MDRKQLIKTLAEHFGTTPKYLGAPSFAYQVQAKDQELIIDKEGRIKNKEGKELEIENLLKGEEEQTPLEIQLPMEEHTGNTLRNLVNMIYSKQVLIKKALELEEDIVVKEFIEKINEVKLETLEVFKDKYEEIGTNKIPGIAFDFEERIITFRFLTNIDSTKEILEFISVLNKTAMKLKQTSGKQTETDNEKFTFRTWLVRLGLVGLEYKETRKFLLKNLDGNGAFRKQAGGEE
- a CDS encoding site-specific DNA-methyltransferase, whose amino-acid sequence is MEFKKLQIDSLIPAEYNPRKKLKPGDSEFEKIKNSITEFGYVDPIIVNKDLTVIGGHQRISVLKTLGYTEIDCVVIDVDKTKEKALNIALNKISGEWNKELLAELVKDLQSLDYDTSFTGFEPPEIDALFNEVYPKGVKEDDFDEPLPEEPITNKGDIWLLGRHRLICGDSTKLETYEKLMDGNKANLVVTDPPYNVAYEGNAGTIQNDNMEDEKFYEFLLEAYKGMYKSIADGGSIYVFHADKETVNFRLAFKDAGFFCHQTCIWIKNSPVLGRCDYQYNHEPVLVGWKPTASHKFYGDRKQRTTWNFDRPTKSKHHPTMKPVALVAYPITNSSLTNSIVLDPFGGSGSTLIACEQTDRICYTIELDEKYADVIVKRYIEQVGNEEKVSLLRSGEEIPYKDIVS
- a CDS encoding RNA polymerase subunit sigma-70; protein product: MLAEEKEKTRELRLKGMGYKGIAALLGLSRDSVRGFCKRNGLDGDSCVVALNVEEKVKQNLLCVCCEKPIKQKGQGRTRKFCSEECRRQWWKNNQDKRNKKETATYKYTCPYCGQDFSIYGNKKRKYCSHNCYIRDRFWREEDGIQETANRFTNTC
- a CDS encoding HNH endonuclease, translated to MPMKPKKPCKHPRCPKVTDGNYCDEHKRLYENRASASERGYDSRWRKARSRFLKVNPFCVKCKDDGKLTEATVVDHIIPHRGDKLLFWDESNWQALCKRCHDKKTMTEDIYEEYKY
- a CDS encoding DUF1492 domain-containing protein, whose product is MNAREYLSQAMWLDKIINQKLEEQERLKALAEKTTPSYSPVKVTGGERKNIREEHNVKLIDLKYELDETVDRFVDLKREIMDTINQLDELKYQLLLAMRYIDGKSWNEVAVVMGYDKRYTLKLHDIALKKIEKIMKKNKKDTKKHLPTTLEGDIV
- a CDS encoding DUF7768 domain-containing protein gives rise to the protein MGVNLYNSEGYLDPTAYEAIKNIEEEIKLEKKKVVFICSPYAGDIELNTERAKRYGRFAITKNTVPFIPHLLYPQLLDENDMDERNLGISMGIRMLSLCHELWVFGERVSSGMAVEIAKAKALKIPIKNFTIHCKPRKEVE
- a CDS encoding phage/plasmid primase, P4 family, whose translation is MEFLKGYIKTKGKKPIEPYRNKTSFYSYDHIRKLNADFAGILQDGMVQIDIDDEEEAKLVKQIITELDIKCPVLKTDRGNHFYFRNTEVKKKQTKLITPIGVIVDVAVGEQNAPVPIKVFGKTRRWLNKIETVEETDFLPDWLRPLKKNNIPDFKSLEEGDGRNQTLFNYILTLQSEGFSKESIKDIIHIINQYVLKAPLDDKEVDTILRDEAFLKQTFYIKSKFLHDRFAKFLVSEEHIIKINSQLHIYQKGIYTSNLLAIEGSMIKHLPELTKSKRNETMHYLELIAKEVRPSYEDFSLLAFKNGVYNLTDDSFNDHSPDHIITNCIPWDYNPAAYFELTDTVLNNISCNDTEIRSLLEELIGYTFYRRSEMGKAFILTGEKLNGKSTFLDMITMLIGSHNISALDLKDLGERFKTAELFGKMANIGDDIGDEFIADPSIFKKLVTGDRVNAEKKGKDPFDFNNYAKLLFSANNIPRVKDKTGAVQRRLLIIPFNARFSPDSPDFKPHIKQLRCIKSTWSIAFTITSSHLVTLSFPGRLIEDLIIESLIRKLMVRNTGYLRGMTRPIWVKVMSNMSSRF